From Kamptonema formosum PCC 6407, a single genomic window includes:
- a CDS encoding DUF751 family protein, producing the protein MQEFFENISRYPRYFITITLGIFFFLFEQLRPLLKNPVSAIALISFIIAAFMFVTFTLRAMLGLSTV; encoded by the coding sequence ATGCAAGAATTTTTTGAGAATATCTCTCGCTATCCCCGCTACTTCATCACAATCACTCTGGGAATCTTCTTTTTCCTGTTTGAGCAACTGAGGCCGCTGCTGAAGAACCCCGTGAGTGCGATCGCTCTCATTAGTTTCATCATCGCCGCATTTATGTTTGTAACTTTTACCCTCCGTGCCATGTTGGGGCTGAGTACAGTTTAG
- a CDS encoding AAA family ATPase, with protein sequence MKVKRLKINAFRGIDNLNLEFNPDEPIVIIGNNGVGKSSILDCIAILLSRFLYLIQFPNKNDSLNPSFFRVLDIKNGYKEIRNQIIIELSQSQEISWSVTKEDSGNEKLEGMEKLKEVAQNIHNQWKGSPLANIPLAVYYPTNRGVIERHLESQNGYSFKQTDAYNQALEQIQISFDSFFQWFADLEDLENEQIRDNHEHRNRNLETVRQSIYSLIPNFSNLRVRRSILRMTVKKQGQELIVNQLSDGEKCLLAMVGDLARRLAIANPGLENPLEGSAVVLIDEIELHLHPKWQREIIPALTRTFPNCQFIITTHSPQVISQIKPDGIYILEATPEGIVAKQPESSFGRDSNRILEDVMGVPERPQEIKDSLRQLFRLIDAGNLDAAKELRQQIEDEIGEDESEFVRADILMRRKEILNR encoded by the coding sequence ATGAAAGTTAAACGATTGAAAATCAATGCGTTTAGGGGAATAGATAATCTAAATCTGGAATTTAACCCTGATGAGCCAATAGTAATTATTGGGAACAATGGCGTGGGAAAATCTAGTATTTTGGACTGTATTGCCATTCTTTTGTCCCGTTTTCTTTATTTGATTCAATTCCCTAATAAAAATGACAGTTTAAACCCGTCTTTTTTTCGTGTACTAGATATCAAAAACGGATATAAAGAGATAAGAAATCAAATTATAATCGAACTCTCTCAGTCACAAGAAATCAGTTGGTCTGTAACGAAAGAAGATAGCGGAAATGAAAAACTAGAAGGCATGGAAAAATTAAAAGAAGTTGCCCAAAATATACATAATCAGTGGAAAGGTAGTCCTTTAGCCAACATACCACTAGCAGTTTACTACCCGACTAATCGTGGTGTTATTGAGCGTCATTTGGAGAGTCAGAATGGATATTCCTTTAAGCAGACAGATGCCTACAATCAAGCGCTAGAGCAAATACAAATTAGCTTCGATAGTTTCTTTCAATGGTTTGCAGATTTGGAAGATTTGGAGAATGAACAAATACGGGATAACCACGAACATCGAAACAGAAATCTAGAAACCGTAAGACAATCCATTTATTCATTAATACCAAATTTTTCAAACTTGCGTGTTAGACGATCGATCCTAAGAATGACTGTAAAAAAACAAGGTCAAGAACTGATCGTAAATCAACTATCTGACGGGGAGAAATGCTTGCTAGCAATGGTAGGAGATTTAGCCAGACGCTTAGCAATTGCTAACCCAGGTTTAGAAAATCCACTGGAAGGCAGTGCCGTTGTTTTGATTGATGAAATCGAATTACATCTGCACCCGAAATGGCAACGGGAAATTATTCCCGCTTTAACTAGAACATTTCCTAATTGCCAATTTATTATTACCACTCATTCACCTCAAGTCATTAGTCAGATTAAACCTGATGGTATCTACATTTTAGAGGCAACACCTGAAGGTATAGTAGCTAAACAGCCAGAAAGTTCTTTTGGTAGAGATAGCAATCGTATCCTTGAAGACGTGATGGGTGTCCCAGAAAGGCCACAAGAAATCAAGGATAGTCTTCGCCAACTTTTTAGACTGATAGACGCGGGAAATCTTGATGCTGCGAAGGAATTACGCCAACAGATAGAAGATGAAATTGGCGAGGATGAGTCAGAGTTTGTCAGAGCAGATATATTGATGAGACGGAAGGAAATTCTTAACCGATGA
- a CDS encoding phage holin family protein encodes MQPLDILIAWLVTGSSLLLISQLPIGVQIDSTPKAIVSAAVLGILNVLIMPIFRAVFFIPNVLTLGLLSGLFAFVINVIIFALAAKVVEGFSLQKGMWSAVLGALALALVSSFINGVLI; translated from the coding sequence ATGCAGCCACTTGACATTTTGATTGCTTGGTTAGTTACAGGTAGCAGCTTGCTACTGATTTCTCAATTGCCTATTGGCGTTCAAATTGACAGTACGCCAAAAGCAATAGTTTCAGCAGCAGTTTTGGGGATTTTGAATGTTTTAATCATGCCAATTTTCAGAGCGGTATTTTTTATACCCAATGTTTTAACTCTCGGCTTGCTGTCAGGGCTTTTTGCTTTTGTTATTAATGTGATTATTTTTGCCTTAGCAGCTAAAGTTGTTGAGGGTTTTAGTTTGCAGAAGGGTATGTGGAGTGCTGTATTAGGAGCCTTAGCTCTGGCTTTGGTTAGCAGTTTCATTAATGGCGTTCTGATCTAA
- a CDS encoding retron system putative HNH endonuclease: MKYIKKGEEPKDFTDWKALESDDWKPNWDNFQAPQKSNLHQSLLQEQGFICCYCGMEISKQKSHIEHLKPRKTYPEEALNYKNLLASCQREREPKEPQHCGVKKDEWYDENLMVSPLDPSCADFFRYSGSGEILPTNEPGKQDSALTTIDQLGLNIDKLKNMRSQAIDGILQAMDGLTIEEIQILAQSYVQPDAEGKYTPFCTVIAYYIKNYFKI; this comes from the coding sequence ATGAAGTATATTAAAAAGGGTGAGGAACCAAAAGATTTTACAGATTGGAAAGCTCTAGAAAGCGATGACTGGAAACCTAACTGGGATAACTTTCAAGCACCACAAAAATCAAATTTGCATCAATCATTACTGCAAGAACAGGGTTTTATTTGTTGCTACTGCGGAATGGAAATCAGCAAACAAAAAAGCCATATTGAACATTTAAAGCCTCGTAAAACCTATCCCGAAGAAGCACTAAATTACAAAAATCTGTTAGCTTCCTGTCAAAGAGAAAGAGAACCTAAAGAACCTCAACACTGTGGAGTTAAAAAAGATGAGTGGTACGATGAAAATCTCATGGTTTCGCCTTTAGATCCCAGTTGTGCTGATTTTTTTAGATATTCTGGTTCGGGAGAGATTTTGCCAACTAATGAACCAGGAAAACAAGACTCTGCTTTAACAACTATTGACCAACTTGGACTCAACATTGATAAGCTAAAGAATATGCGAAGTCAGGCAATAGATGGAATATTGCAAGCTATGGACGGTCTGACAATTGAAGAGATACAAATATTAGCTCAAAGTTATGTTCAACCGGATGCAGAAGGTAAATACACACCATTTTGTACTGTAATCGCCTACTACATAAAAAACTACTTTAAGATTTAA
- a CDS encoding ArsR/SmtB family transcription factor: MVNTRTITASAIACGFHALSDPLRIQVIELLREQELCVCDLCDRLHVPQSKLSFHLKTLKEAALVRSRQEGRWIYYSLNIPQFAILEQYLAEYRRFSPILSIRCCDTP, translated from the coding sequence ATGGTTAATACTCGTACAATTACAGCAAGTGCGATCGCTTGCGGTTTTCATGCCCTCTCTGACCCTCTGCGGATTCAGGTAATCGAGTTACTGCGAGAACAGGAATTGTGCGTCTGCGATCTGTGCGATCGCCTCCATGTCCCCCAGTCAAAACTCTCCTTTCACCTCAAAACCTTGAAGGAAGCAGCTTTAGTCCGCAGCCGCCAAGAGGGACGCTGGATCTACTACAGCCTCAACATTCCCCAGTTCGCCATCCTCGAACAGTACCTCGCCGAGTACCGCCGCTTCAGCCCGATCCTGTCTATCCGTTGCTGCGACACCCCTTAG
- a CDS encoding N-acetylmannosamine-6-phosphate 2-epimerase translates to MIQYKFPSKLIVSCQAPSDSPLHEPSVIAAMAEAAVNQGAAGVRIDTPAHITAVRSRISSPIIGIWKQVLPGFEVYITPRFEDAAAISAAGADIIAIDATLRNRPNGETVKSLIARIHDELGKPVMADADTLETAIKAAEAGADAVGTTLYGYTAETKHLSPPGFELLAKMVEKLDIPIICEGGIAGPQMAKQALDLGAFAVVVGADITGIDLKVKAYNSVIGNR, encoded by the coding sequence ATGATTCAGTACAAATTTCCCAGTAAACTAATAGTATCTTGTCAAGCACCAAGTGACTCGCCTTTGCATGAGCCGAGCGTTATTGCAGCAATGGCAGAAGCGGCTGTCAATCAAGGAGCAGCAGGTGTTAGAATTGATACTCCAGCTCATATTACAGCAGTGCGATCGCGCATTTCCTCGCCAATTATTGGGATTTGGAAACAAGTATTGCCAGGATTTGAAGTTTACATTACTCCCAGATTTGAAGATGCGGCGGCGATCTCAGCCGCAGGTGCAGATATCATTGCCATTGATGCTACTCTCAGAAACCGCCCAAATGGAGAAACAGTTAAGAGTTTAATTGCTAGAATTCACGATGAATTAGGCAAACCCGTAATGGCTGATGCAGACACTTTGGAAACAGCAATTAAAGCAGCAGAAGCGGGAGCTGATGCGGTGGGAACTACTCTTTATGGCTACACTGCTGAAACGAAACATCTATCTCCTCCCGGTTTTGAACTACTTGCCAAAATGGTAGAAAAATTAGATATTCCAATTATTTGCGAAGGTGGTATTGCTGGGCCACAGATGGCAAAACAGGCCTTAGATTTGGGAGCTTTTGCTGTTGTTGTGGGTGCTGATATTACTGGGATTGACCTTAAGGTAAAAGCTTATAATTCGGTAATTGGTAATAGGTAA
- the mrdA gene encoding penicillin-binding protein 2 codes for MASNYIFKSGTGFFDKAALENAVLRRSRLHRAILLMLCITGLMGLPIFRLAQLQLVQGEYNRQRAEHNRIRLFPVASNRGQLLDRNGKILAANRVSRSVYLWPKEQAAKEWPATASLLSSILKIPKEEILKKLEKVGYKSALPIRIRQDISRATFISLSEQAGNLQGIEIRPESSRDYPYGDLAAHVLGYIGEASLDQLKANPKYPMGMIVGQLGVERIANSSLEGVWGNRLIEVNAKGQEIQELGVNAPIAGKSVRLTLDLDMQKTAEKSLGDRLGAVVALDVKTGAVLAMASWPDFNPNIFTSKVSKKEWTRLQGEDKPFLNRALQGYPAGSTFKIVTATAGMQSGKFSPDSTLFSSASITIGGISFNEHGAGYGTIGFRDALAYSSNTFFYQVGMAAGPEQMSKWGHELGIGGTINLKLLGLDGANHGQIPTPKEKVKMYGEDWYVGDTVTMAIGQGLVLVTPLELAVMVSTVANGGWRVQPHLLTSQANGAKPIKTAIAPETLNVVRQGLIDVVLKGTGRAMNDGSIPLSGGKTGTVEIPGHPDNSMYVGFAPADKPEVAIAVVVEGGGYGAVSAAPIAQEVFRTYFQKKGFKPKK; via the coding sequence ATGGCTAGCAATTATATTTTTAAATCTGGAACGGGCTTTTTTGACAAAGCGGCTCTCGAAAATGCGGTACTTCGCCGCAGTAGATTACACCGAGCGATATTATTAATGCTGTGCATTACTGGTTTGATGGGTCTGCCGATTTTTCGTCTAGCTCAACTGCAACTGGTTCAAGGTGAATACAATCGACAGCGGGCAGAGCACAACCGCATTCGGTTATTTCCTGTTGCTTCTAACAGAGGTCAACTTTTAGACCGTAATGGCAAAATATTGGCAGCAAATCGAGTTTCGCGTTCGGTATATTTATGGCCAAAGGAACAGGCGGCAAAGGAATGGCCTGCTACAGCTTCTCTGCTGAGTTCCATATTGAAGATACCTAAAGAGGAAATTCTTAAGAAATTAGAGAAAGTTGGTTATAAATCTGCTTTGCCGATCCGAATTCGGCAGGATATTAGCCGTGCTACGTTTATTTCTTTGTCTGAGCAAGCAGGTAATTTGCAGGGGATTGAAATTCGTCCTGAATCGAGTCGGGACTATCCTTATGGAGATTTAGCAGCGCACGTTTTGGGATATATTGGCGAGGCTAGTTTAGATCAGCTTAAAGCTAATCCAAAGTATCCGATGGGGATGATCGTCGGTCAACTGGGAGTTGAACGGATTGCTAATTCTTCGCTTGAGGGGGTTTGGGGAAATCGTTTGATTGAGGTGAATGCAAAGGGTCAGGAAATACAGGAGTTGGGAGTTAATGCTCCTATTGCTGGTAAGTCGGTGCGGTTGACTTTGGACTTGGATATGCAGAAAACTGCTGAAAAATCTCTAGGCGATCGCTTGGGAGCAGTTGTTGCTTTAGATGTGAAAACGGGGGCGGTTTTAGCGATGGCTAGTTGGCCGGATTTTAACCCGAATATTTTTACTAGCAAGGTGAGTAAAAAAGAGTGGACTCGCCTTCAAGGTGAGGATAAACCTTTTCTAAATCGCGCTCTGCAAGGCTATCCTGCTGGCAGCACTTTTAAAATTGTTACGGCTACGGCGGGGATGCAGTCGGGGAAATTTTCTCCTGATTCAACTTTGTTTAGTTCTGCTTCTATTACTATTGGTGGTATATCTTTTAACGAACATGGTGCTGGTTATGGCACTATTGGTTTTCGCGATGCTTTGGCCTACAGTAGTAATACGTTTTTTTATCAAGTAGGGATGGCCGCAGGGCCGGAGCAAATGTCTAAATGGGGTCATGAATTGGGGATTGGCGGAACAATTAATTTGAAGTTATTGGGGTTAGATGGGGCAAATCATGGTCAAATTCCAACGCCGAAAGAGAAAGTGAAAATGTACGGGGAGGATTGGTATGTGGGCGATACGGTGACGATGGCAATTGGTCAGGGTTTGGTGTTAGTAACGCCTTTAGAGTTGGCGGTGATGGTGTCAACTGTTGCGAATGGGGGTTGGCGAGTGCAGCCGCATTTGTTGACTTCTCAAGCTAATGGGGCTAAACCGATTAAGACTGCGATCGCGCCGGAAACTTTGAATGTGGTTCGCCAGGGGTTGATTGATGTGGTGCTTAAAGGTACTGGTCGCGCTATGAATGACGGTTCTATTCCTCTGAGTGGGGGTAAGACTGGGACGGTGGAAATTCCAGGGCACCCGGATAATTCTATGTATGTGGGTTTTGCGCCTGCTGATAAGCCGGAAGTGGCGATCGCGGTTGTTGTCGAAGGGGGGGGATATGGTGCTGTATCGGCCGCTCCTATTGCCCAAGAGGTATTTAGAACCTATTTCCAGAAGAAAGGTTTTAAACCTAAGAAGTAA
- a CDS encoding glycoside hydrolase family 15 protein: protein MTIAIAKRRERLDSYYHQIKTVILKRQNPIAGLLPASTAINAHGDYTDAWVRDNVYSILAVWGLALAYRKLDDDQGRTFELEHSVVKLMRGLLFAMMRQAHKVENFKNSQLPLNALHAKYNTQTGDIVVGDDAWGHLQLDATSLFLLILAQMTASGLHIVFTIDEVNFVQNLVYYIGRAYRTPDYGIWERGNKINHGSAELNASSVGMAKAALEAMNGLDLFGVNGSQASVIHVLPDEIARTRVTLESLLPRESSSKEVDAALLSVISFPAFAVEDRELIERTKNKIISKLQGKYGCKRFLRDGHQTVLEDGERLHYEPKELKQFEHIECEWPLFFTYLLLDGIFHRNQQQVKEYKEILESLIIERDGYGLLPELYYVPAESIEAEKLNPHSQKRLPNENVPLVWAQSLYFLAQLLDEELVAIGDIDPLGRHLSIRHHREPLVQIALLAEDEDLQAELAAHGIATQTPKQVEPIQIRQAKELSAIYTQIGRNDQLGLTGRPVRRLRTLTTSRVFRIRGETIVFLPSFLDQQEFYLTLDYHFLVAEIKSELAYINRHWYQLGRPLVTLMLTHTMLETGREALLELMKELRDGHCKYTPVKLGQINQLILTAGVERIDFLHDFGFSQSSVKGAFPVRYHLGYNPDKTGPLSHTQEFKLECETNTKLLLTSLRGSENLYEQVELLHTLVRLKGLNFNTGFGGPEDAVTVADLLNEVYLKASSDSQSKIYWAVVRHVAGLLNKVDISLSDAVTDILVRGKYVTVGKAYSEDSVILQPRSYTEIMEKIRHFCGEDIRDRVLTQEILIYFGLLIKAEPLLFKGLLTLRVSYFILLIATELARDLGITQNEAYEHLMQLSPFEIKTRLRQVLTGYEGMNQVLRQQESLHVKQPEKDIEWVVLPTLQSPETNLGGWRRQRQMSGAVNRVPKDFYPNVWELLRHCKGLVIGDKLERRNRLDSEPILAEMTPGEKNFALQVEHLLNKIGAPEYRQVNIEALMELAAIAQRNPELQIEEYIVLDVLIGHAVRISWLDQHPERREKYDEDKAAAWNAFYDTSPYVCASHILSAFRFLTEFGKV from the coding sequence ATGACGATCGCAATAGCAAAACGGCGAGAAAGGTTAGATAGCTACTATCACCAAATCAAAACCGTCATCCTCAAACGTCAAAACCCGATCGCGGGTTTACTACCAGCCAGCACAGCAATTAACGCTCACGGCGACTATACCGATGCTTGGGTGCGAGATAATGTTTACAGCATCCTCGCCGTCTGGGGTTTAGCTTTAGCTTACCGCAAACTTGATGACGACCAAGGTAGAACATTTGAGCTAGAACATAGTGTCGTCAAACTAATGCGAGGATTACTCTTCGCCATGATGCGACAAGCTCATAAAGTAGAAAACTTTAAAAATAGTCAATTGCCCCTAAATGCCCTACACGCTAAGTATAATACTCAGACTGGAGATATTGTCGTCGGCGATGACGCTTGGGGACATTTACAATTAGATGCTACCTCCTTATTTCTATTAATATTAGCACAAATGACGGCTTCAGGCTTACACATTGTTTTTACAATTGATGAAGTGAACTTTGTGCAAAACTTAGTCTATTATATTGGCAGAGCTTATCGCACTCCCGACTACGGAATTTGGGAGCGAGGAAATAAAATCAATCATGGCAGTGCAGAATTAAACGCCAGTTCCGTAGGTATGGCAAAAGCAGCTTTAGAAGCCATGAACGGCTTAGATTTATTCGGAGTTAACGGTTCTCAAGCCTCAGTAATTCACGTTTTGCCAGATGAAATTGCCAGAACGCGAGTGACATTGGAATCCCTTTTACCCAGAGAATCAAGTTCAAAAGAAGTAGATGCAGCCTTGTTGAGCGTAATTAGTTTTCCTGCCTTTGCCGTTGAAGATCGGGAATTAATCGAGCGGACAAAAAACAAAATTATCAGCAAACTCCAAGGAAAATACGGTTGCAAACGCTTTCTCAGAGACGGACACCAAACAGTTTTAGAAGATGGCGAACGCCTCCACTACGAACCGAAAGAACTCAAGCAATTTGAGCATATTGAATGTGAATGGCCGTTATTTTTTACCTATTTGTTACTTGATGGTATATTTCATAGAAACCAGCAACAAGTTAAAGAATATAAAGAAATTTTAGAATCTCTAATTATAGAACGGGATGGTTACGGCTTACTCCCAGAATTGTATTATGTCCCAGCCGAAAGTATTGAAGCAGAAAAATTAAATCCTCATAGTCAAAAACGCTTACCTAATGAAAATGTCCCCCTCGTTTGGGCCCAAAGTTTATATTTTCTTGCTCAGTTATTAGACGAAGAATTAGTCGCCATTGGCGATATTGACCCACTAGGACGACATTTATCTATTCGTCATCATCGAGAGCCTTTAGTACAAATTGCGTTATTAGCCGAAGATGAAGATTTGCAAGCGGAATTAGCTGCTCATGGTATCGCCACCCAGACCCCAAAACAAGTAGAACCAATACAGATACGCCAAGCCAAAGAACTATCTGCTATTTATACACAAATTGGTCGCAACGATCAATTAGGTTTAACAGGTAGACCCGTGCGAAGATTGCGGACTTTGACAACTTCCAGAGTATTTAGGATTCGGGGAGAAACGATTGTTTTTCTGCCTTCTTTTTTAGATCAACAAGAATTTTACCTCACTCTTGACTATCATTTTTTAGTAGCTGAAATCAAGAGCGAATTAGCTTATATTAACCGTCATTGGTATCAATTAGGTCGTCCTCTAGTAACGCTGATGCTGACTCATACAATGCTAGAAACTGGTAGAGAAGCACTGTTAGAGTTGATGAAAGAACTGCGTGACGGACACTGCAAATATACCCCCGTAAAATTGGGTCAAATCAATCAGTTAATCCTAACTGCTGGTGTTGAGAGAATTGATTTTCTACACGATTTTGGATTTTCCCAGTCTTCAGTTAAAGGTGCATTTCCCGTGAGGTATCACTTGGGTTATAATCCCGATAAGACTGGGCCATTAAGCCACACGCAAGAATTTAAGTTAGAGTGCGAAACAAATACAAAATTATTGCTTACCAGTTTGCGGGGTTCCGAGAATTTGTACGAACAAGTTGAGCTATTGCATACCTTAGTTCGCCTCAAAGGACTGAATTTTAATACTGGATTCGGTGGGCCAGAAGACGCTGTTACAGTTGCAGATTTGCTCAATGAAGTTTATCTTAAAGCTAGCAGCGATTCTCAATCAAAAATATATTGGGCCGTAGTCCGTCATGTGGCCGGTTTGCTGAATAAAGTTGATATTAGCCTATCAGATGCAGTTACTGATATTTTAGTACGCGGTAAGTATGTTACAGTCGGAAAAGCTTACAGTGAAGATTCTGTAATTTTGCAGCCGCGTTCTTACACAGAAATCATGGAGAAAATTCGGCATTTCTGTGGGGAAGATATTCGCGACCGGGTTCTTACCCAAGAAATTCTGATTTACTTTGGTTTGCTAATTAAAGCTGAACCACTATTATTTAAAGGCTTGCTAACACTGAGGGTGAGCTATTTTATCTTGCTGATTGCTACCGAATTAGCTCGCGATTTGGGGATTACGCAGAATGAAGCTTACGAACATTTAATGCAGTTAAGTCCCTTTGAAATTAAAACTCGCTTGCGGCAAGTATTAACAGGCTATGAAGGTATGAATCAAGTGCTCAGACAGCAAGAATCTTTGCACGTCAAACAACCGGAAAAAGATATTGAATGGGTGGTCTTACCAACTTTGCAGTCACCAGAAACTAACTTAGGCGGGTGGCGACGACAGCGGCAAATGTCAGGTGCAGTTAATCGCGTACCCAAAGATTTTTATCCTAATGTTTGGGAGTTATTGCGGCATTGTAAGGGTTTGGTAATTGGTGATAAATTGGAGCGCAGAAATCGCCTAGATAGCGAACCAATTTTAGCAGAAATGACTCCAGGTGAGAAGAATTTTGCTCTACAAGTCGAGCATTTATTGAATAAAATTGGTGCGCCGGAGTACCGACAAGTTAATATTGAAGCCTTGATGGAATTGGCGGCAATTGCTCAGCGGAACCCGGAGTTACAAATAGAAGAATATATCGTTTTGGATGTATTAATTGGTCATGCAGTGCGGATTAGCTGGTTAGACCAACATCCCGAAAGGAGAGAGAAGTATGATGAGGATAAAGCGGCGGCATGGAACGCTTTTTATGATACTTCGCCTTATGTTTGTGCGAGTCATATTTTAAGTGCTTTCCGCTTCTTAACAGAGTTTGGAAAAGTATAG
- a CDS encoding metallophosphoesterase family protein → MSIKRRQFLILSGLSALSLTGMWKILKAQIVEGASPAASLEGEGAIAQLPTTPPILRFISVADTGTGAEGQYRVARAMTRYHQQNPFNLAILAGDNIYNNGEIEKINAVFEKPYQDLLQQNVKFYACLGNHDIRTANGDPQVKYVGFNMQGRYYTFRRGKVQFFALDTNSNADWKNQLIWLDKELSQSDAPWKIVFGHHQIYSSGIYGVNKPFVENLTPLFQKYGVQVYINGHDHHYERTRSINGTTYLICGGGGGTREVGRSPWTAYSASRLSFAAFDVYDDRIFVSGIGTDDRVFDRGVVMLKSV, encoded by the coding sequence ATGAGTATCAAACGCCGTCAATTTTTAATTTTAAGTGGCCTGAGCGCATTAAGTCTGACGGGAATGTGGAAAATACTTAAGGCTCAAATTGTTGAGGGTGCTAGTCCTGCTGCTAGTTTGGAGGGAGAAGGTGCGATCGCGCAGTTACCCACCACCCCGCCGATTTTGCGTTTTATCTCCGTCGCAGACACGGGTACTGGTGCTGAAGGTCAGTATCGGGTAGCCAGGGCGATGACGCGCTATCATCAACAAAATCCTTTTAATTTGGCAATTCTCGCTGGCGATAATATTTATAATAACGGCGAAATTGAGAAAATTAACGCCGTATTTGAGAAGCCATATCAAGATTTATTGCAGCAGAACGTTAAGTTTTACGCTTGTCTAGGAAATCATGACATTCGCACGGCTAATGGCGACCCTCAAGTTAAATATGTCGGCTTTAATATGCAAGGACGTTACTATACTTTTCGGCGCGGTAAAGTACAGTTTTTTGCCTTAGATACTAATAGTAATGCAGATTGGAAAAATCAGCTAATTTGGCTGGATAAAGAATTGAGTCAAAGCGATGCACCTTGGAAAATAGTATTTGGTCATCACCAGATTTATTCATCGGGAATTTATGGTGTAAATAAACCATTTGTTGAGAATTTAACGCCGCTTTTTCAAAAGTATGGAGTGCAAGTTTATATTAACGGGCACGATCACCATTATGAAAGGACTCGTTCGATTAATGGAACGACTTATTTAATATGCGGCGGTGGCGGTGGTACTCGTGAGGTGGGGCGTTCTCCCTGGACGGCATATTCGGCTTCGCGGCTTAGTTTTGCAGCCTTTGATGTTTATGATGATAGAATATTTGTGAGTGGAATTGGGACGGATGATCGGGTGTTTGACCGGGGTGTGGTTATGTTGAAATCAGTTTAG
- a CDS encoding DNA adenine methylase produces the protein MSISTQSQVLPRPFLKWAGGKSRLIPQYLPYFPKKFTNYYEPFLGGGAVFFHLQPKSAVLTDINANLINTYCCVRDRVEELITYLKKHELRHNKEHYYDVRSYPGGTEIERAARLIYLNKTCFNGLYRENSKGEFNVPMGKYNNPTICNADLLRSVSVVLKSVTIEQRHFEDVLKYAHSAEDFVYFDPPYFPINDTSYFTSYSRDSFTENDQVRLRDVFAELANRGVKVLLSNSDCKLIRDLYKEFKIKPILAARAINSKAKLRGKVAEVLITSY, from the coding sequence ATGTCAATTTCCACTCAATCTCAAGTTTTGCCGCGTCCGTTTCTCAAATGGGCGGGGGGTAAAAGTAGGCTGATTCCGCAATATTTACCTTATTTTCCTAAGAAGTTTACGAATTATTATGAGCCTTTTTTGGGTGGTGGTGCTGTGTTTTTTCATTTGCAACCTAAATCGGCAGTTTTAACGGATATCAATGCTAATTTGATTAATACTTATTGCTGCGTTCGAGATCGGGTTGAGGAGCTAATTACCTATTTAAAGAAACATGAATTAAGGCATAATAAAGAGCATTATTATGATGTGCGATCTTATCCGGGAGGAACTGAGATAGAAAGGGCAGCGCGGTTGATTTATCTTAACAAGACTTGCTTTAATGGCTTATATCGAGAAAACTCGAAAGGTGAGTTTAATGTGCCGATGGGTAAATATAATAATCCAACGATTTGTAATGCCGATTTACTTCGTTCAGTATCAGTTGTGTTAAAATCAGTGACTATTGAACAAAGGCATTTTGAGGATGTGTTGAAGTATGCTCATAGTGCGGAAGACTTTGTTTATTTCGATCCGCCCTATTTTCCGATTAATGATACTAGCTATTTTACCTCTTATAGTCGCGATTCTTTTACTGAGAACGATCAAGTTAGATTGAGAGATGTTTTTGCAGAACTTGCTAATCGAGGGGTAAAAGTGTTGTTATCTAATTCTGATTGTAAGTTGATTCGAGACCTGTACAAAGAGTTTAAAATTAAACCTATATTAGCAGCAAGGGCGATTAATTCTAAGGCTAAGCTTCGAGGGAAAGTTGCTGAAGTTTTAATTACTTCATATTAA